A region of the Agromyces sp. CF514 genome:
TCAACTCGGCCCTCGGCCCGTACAAGGGCGGCCTGCGGTTCCACCCGAGCGTGCTGCTCGGGACCGTGAAGTTCCTCGGGTTCGAGCAGGTCTTCAAGAACGCGCTCACGGGCATGCCGATCGGCGGCGGCAAGGGCGGCAGCGACTTCGACCCCAAGGGCCGCTCCGACGGCGAGATCATGCGGTTCTGCCAGTCGTTCATGACCGAGGCCTCGCGGCACATCGGCGAGTACACGGATGTCCCGGCCGGCGACATCGGCGTCGGTGCACGCGAGATCGGCTACCTGTTCGGCCAGTACAAGCGCATCACGAACCGCTACGAGTCGGGCGTGCTCACGGGCAAGGGCGTCACGTGGGGCGGATCGCTCGTGCGCACCGAGGCGACCGGCTACGGCGCGGTGTTCTTCACCGAGCACATGCTCGCGACGCGCGGCCGGTCGTTCGACGGCGCCCGGGTGCTCGTGTCGGGCTCGGGCAACGTGGCCGTCTACGCGATCGAGAAGGTGCACGCGCTCGGCGGCGTGGTCATCGGCGCGTCCGACTCCTCCGGCGCGATCCACGACCCCGACGGCATCGACCTCGACCTGCTCCGCGACCTCAAGGAGCGCCGCCGCGAACGCATCTCGGTCTACGCCGACGAGCGCGGCGGGCGGGCGCGGTTCCTGCCCGGGGCATCCGTCTGGGACATCGAGAGCGACGAGCGCATCGACGTCGCGCTGCCCTGCGCCACGCAGAACGAACTGACCGAGGCCCACGCCGCGAAGCTGGTCGCCGCGGGGGTCGTCGCGGTCGCCGAGGGCGCGAATATGCCCACGACGCCCGGTGCGATCCGCGTGCTGCGCGAGGCCGGCGTGCTCTTCGCGCCCGGCAAGGCGGCCAACGCCGGCGGCGTCGCGACCTCGGCCCTCGAGATGCAGCAGAACGCCTCGCGCGACTCGTGGGGCTTCGAGCACACCGAGGAGCGCCTGGCCGAGATCATGGCCGGCATCCACGAGCGCACGGCCGCGACCGCCGACGAGTACGGCGTTCCCGGCGACTACGTGGTCGGCGCGAACATCGCCGGGTTCACGCGCGTGGCCGACGCGATGCTCGCGCTCGGCGTCATCTGACGCGTCGGCGGCGACGG
Encoded here:
- the gdhA gene encoding NADP-specific glutamate dehydrogenase, translated to MQNRTAIEDVYAATLLRNPGEVEFHQAVREVFDSLGRVLDKHPQYVQASILERICEPERQIIFRVPWVDDRGRVQINRGFRVQFNSALGPYKGGLRFHPSVLLGTVKFLGFEQVFKNALTGMPIGGGKGGSDFDPKGRSDGEIMRFCQSFMTEASRHIGEYTDVPAGDIGVGAREIGYLFGQYKRITNRYESGVLTGKGVTWGGSLVRTEATGYGAVFFTEHMLATRGRSFDGARVLVSGSGNVAVYAIEKVHALGGVVIGASDSSGAIHDPDGIDLDLLRDLKERRRERISVYADERGGRARFLPGASVWDIESDERIDVALPCATQNELTEAHAAKLVAAGVVAVAEGANMPTTPGAIRVLREAGVLFAPGKAANAGGVATSALEMQQNASRDSWGFEHTEERLAEIMAGIHERTAATADEYGVPGDYVVGANIAGFTRVADAMLALGVI